catctaattctggcctcttcagcatccccgattttaattgctccaccattggtggccatgccttcagctgccaaggcaatAAGGTTTCTGGTGGTTCAAAGCAAAAAGAAATTCTACCTCTACGATGAACATTGATTGCTGAAGGAATTTGCAGGCTATGCAAATACTCTGTCACCCTCTGGTGGCAGAAATTGGATACTGCCTTTCCACAACTTTAAGAGCCACCTCTCAGTTCTCCCTAGATACACAGGTCCAGCTCCACAGCTCAGGTCGATGAGATTTTTATCCCTAGCTTTGTGCGCAACTCAAATACTTAGAGTATACAACAATATTTCACATACAAAACAGCCAAATAAAGTACAGGCATTTTGCAGCAATCCTTCCAAATAGTTGGCACATCCATATTTTTTCTACTGACTGTATAAAAGAAAAACAGAGCTTAGAATAAATATTTGAATCCCAGACTTTATAGCGTAAACTAATTGTAAATACTGCAAATCACAACAGCTAACAGCATTTTGCCAGCCAACTTGCTTGCACTGAATTAACGACCATCTCTTGCTCCAGGACAAGCAGTAACTACCCCTTGTTTCCACAAGTGTATTGCTTTATAATATGCATGCAGTCACATGCATATAAATCAACAAGATCAGCTGATGCTGCAATCCTGATTTTGCATTACAAATTTTGGAAACTTCATTTTTCAGCCACAGAAATGAAAACAATGGCAGAACTGATCAGACTGATCGGAACAAAAGGAAAGAAAATGACTTATGTAAATTTATATTTCTTTATGCTTGATGCTGGGTGTATGAACTTTCGAAGGGGCTCAaatgaagtgccacataatagacttgttcacaaaactgaagtcaatgagattaAAAGGGGCAGAGGCAGTATGGATGCAAAATTGtctaagagacagaaaacagagagtagtggtgaacagttgcttttcagactggagggaagtatacagtggtgtcccacaggagtcagtattaggaccgctgatctttttgatatatattaatgacctggacttggatgaagatggtataatttcaaagtttacacaTCCACACTGATACAACCCACCCTGCTATTTATAATAATGTTATTTTCCTTTCTAAAACTTAATGTGTCAACATTTTCTCCCTTGATCCCTTCAATACTCCGTACCCTTCTATTCCCTACAATACCCAGCAAAAATTGAAGGGAAACGTCAGTCTCATGATTCATTCCACTGACGTCCTATATGTGCTCAATAATACTAACCAGGGCAATGCAGGTGGGTAAGAGGGAAAAAGATAAAGGGAAAAAGAGTGAAGATGTTGGAAATGCACAGCAAGTTCATCAGCACTAAAAGGCAGAATAGTGTATGGTATAGTGTTTACCAACTTGCCCGTGTTAGCCATATTGCAAGTacaaagaaaaaaaatcaactATACAAATGACTGATATCAAATATATATTTTCTTTCTATTTTTGCTGTAGTTCATGCAGCAATGTTTTGTCTACATACTGTACACATTTAATAAGTCTTGCATGGAGTGTAAACAGCTGTATTCTGCTGTTCATTACGGGAAAAATAAAAGCAAACATTTATATAACGCCTCAACACATCCGCCGGGTACTCCAAATTGTTTTATAACCAATGCAAGATTTTGAAGTTATTCAAACAAACGCAGCAACCAACGTCTGCAAATCACATCACAAATGAATTGCCAGCTCATTTGCTTTCAAATGACATTGATTCAGGAAAATCCATTGCTCTTCTATTAATCCCTTGAgacttctttttttaaatatccacCTGAGCAGGGAAACCAGACCTTGGTTTAATGACTTATCTATTACTCTAGACAGAAATACAGGCTGTGGTCAAATCCATTTGaggcttgaacccataactttATGAATCCAGGAGAGACAATGCTGCTAACGTGGCAGTATGGACAGTTAGCTTATGGTTTCAAAATTCTGTAAAGGAGTTTGATTTAAAAAAGCACTTCAGATTTATTAGGCTCATCTCACACTGACAGGTTAACTGTAGACGTTTCTACACTCCTGCGCACAGCAATCTATTAATAAAGCAAGGCGTTGCAAATATGGCTTTGGATGTTCTGCCATTTCTAAATGTCACAAAGTTCATTTCACTCTCTGTAATACAAGCTGCATGGCATATCCAAAAGCTAAGTTTGTTTGTACGATGTATACTTGAACAGATTAGCGATTGGGGCAGTACATCTTAAGATCTAGGATTCCGAGAAATTGGTCAGCTTTTACAAGATAGAAAGTGAATTGGGCAGTATGAAGCTGGATGCCACAAAAGTGTACAACTCTAATCGATGCTCAGCTACAGCAGCAGTAGGcgcactacaattggcctcagtgtcccCAACTCAACCAAGGGGAAAAAAAGCAACCAAGTTTCTCACTGCTGATTAGTATGCTCTAAATTTGGTTGAAAAGTGTAGACGTTGGGGCATGGCAGTCAGTTGTAAGTGTGATGTCCTCAACAGGCAATGAGGCTGCTGTAGGGCTTAGTTATATAAACTGACTTCCACGATTCCTTATTATATATTCTCCATATTTAACATAGCAATGACTGTCAACAAGCACTATTATTGGCCTGCTTAAGGGCCCCAAGTGATTGACTGTAAAATGGCAAGTTTACCAACCGCTATCTAAAAGCCAACTGGTAAAAGGTTCTTCTATTATTAACATTTATTACCATACAACCAGGCGGCCTGTTTGGTGGAAATATTCAAAACGAATCTTAACAGGTGAAACAGCTGCTTGCCAAAACAAAGAATTGCTTGTGCATAGACGCAAGATAATGCTGAGTAGTGCAAAGATGTGTTCAGTCTATGTGGCATTAGGCAAAGCATCCTTATGTGCAGCATACAGGGAGGGTACCACTTTCTCCAAACAGTGTCTTCTTAAGGAAGGAGATAAATTGAACCCTAGTAACGTGTTTGAGACTGCTACAAACAAACAATCAGGGGATGTAGTGCAAGTTCATAAGAGGAATAATACAGTTTTGATTTAAGATATAGAATGCCAGACTGCCCAGGAAGGTAGGGAGGGAAAATTGGATACGTATTTGCAGGAGATTGCTATGGAGGGGTTCTAGTTTTAAGACTAGCCAGATGTACTGTAGTCTTTTGATCCTGTACTTTATGTTTCCTTTAACAGGGAGGCAACATTTAGTATTCCTTGTGTGAGAGAAGACTGCAAATTAAACAACTGTAATAAAAGGTATAATGATAAAGTTGGGGCAGATAATTCTGTGGTGCTCATGAAGCTTGGGGCCATGCAGGCATGGAATGCTGGTGCCCATAGGTCACAAGTGTGTGTGAGAATCAATGCTCCCAAAAGGGGCAAAGGTGGAAAATGTAAATGGCTTAGGTGTAAATCACGGATCATTCACTGAGGCTGAATTAATAAAATTTAAGTCAGTGCCAGGATCCATCTTAAAGATATTCAATTTTGGCAAAGAAACATTATTTTAACTACTAGTAGTGAAAAATGTGGAATAACGGGGTTAATTATTCGATTAGGTATGCCCAGAGGCACTGAttgggtgcgtaaaatggagtatTATTGGGTAAACAGGTCTTGGGGTTCCAAAACCTAGGCATAGATTTGAAGTACCTGTCATGTTTCATGTTCAGAACCAGGAATGTTCTGCACCCATATAAAACAAAGGTGCATTTAAAGGTCCTTCTGCAGTTTAAGATTGCACTTAAAGGGATTAATGTAGAGCTGTGTTTCTCTCGTCAttcttcattttaaaaaaaatgctttCATTGATCAGTGTTTGAAAAATGTAACAGAAGATGGCGTTATAAAAGCTTAGATATGTGTACATCTACTGTCCATCAAACCTCAGACATCCATCACTGGTCTTCTCAACAAAGCCAAGGCTCTGATCTTCACCGGAATATCAAACTGCGAATGAACTTTCCATGTGTTCATTTATCAATTGGACTTTGTAACCTTAGAAAAGGACACACACCTACATTTTAGCATATAAGATGGTACAACGTCCCTTGCTATACAAGAGTGTATCCTCAGACTTGCCTGAAGTCACCGGATCTGCTATTACAGggaatgtacagcatagaaacaggccgttcagcccaaatgattcatgctggtgtttatgctccacgtaaacctcctcccaccccttttcatctaaTCCAATCAGcacaaccttctattcctttctctctcatgtttatcgagcttcctcttaaatgcatcttatgctagtcgcctcaactactctttgtgtgagtcccaaattctaaccactcagagtaaaaaaagtttctcctgaattcctcaattggatttattaatgactattttatatttacggGCCATAGTTATGGTCTCCACTAGTGGAAacctcttctctacgtctaccttaTCCTACCTGTTCATAATCATAAAAACTTCCACAGATCACCCTTTAGCCTTCTCTTTCTCGATAAAACAAAAGTCCCTGCCTGTTCAATCTTTTacaataggtataacctctcagtgctggtatcatccttgtaagtcTTGTtaacaccttctccagtgcctctacttAGTTTTCATCATATGGAGACCAGTATTATGCATAttactccaagtgtagtctaaccaaggtgctATACTACTTTAataacttctttacttttcaattctatccctctaaaaatgaatcccagtgctttgtctgcttttttatggccttattaacttatggttactacttttagtgatttgtgtatctggaaCCCTAGATCCCTCTGTTTTCTGCCCCATTTActgggtggtggcatagtggtaatgtcactggactaataatccagagcccagtctaatgctttggggacacagGTTCCTcactacctcacacttatctacacTGAAATTAATTTACAAATTACATATCCATTCTGCATGTTTAATGGTTTGTATTTTCTCACAGCTGTCCTCCATATTAATTTTATCTCCAAGTTGGTGTCATGCACAgaactttgaaattgtacttctgattccaaattatttatgtaaatGATGAACAAACGTGGTCCAAGCACAAATTTTTGAGGAACACCAATTCCCACTTTTTGCCAATCTAAGTAACCACCATAAGCCCCTACTCTTCTCATTTTGTAGCcagctcgctgtccattctgctacttgacCCCTGATTCCACATACTCTATATTAGTCATAGATCTACTATGTAGTGCTTCATtgaaggtcttttgaaaatccaaatatattacatctactataTTACCCTTGTTTACTCTTACTTctccaaagaattcaataagattggtcaagcatgaccttcccttttgaaatccatgctgcctaATCTGATTACGTTTTCAGTTTCTTGATGTTTTTCTCTTACATTTTTGGAGTCAATATTGCAATATCTTTCCTACTACCTAGTAGCATTAGAAACATTTTAGCAATGTGACCTTTCAGATTTCATACTTAGCAGTCATACTTGATATGCAAAATCCCTGTCACAGATGTACCCAACAGGTTCAAATTACGTGTTTGTAAAATCAGCAAATTACAATTGAACAGGCAGACACTGCACCAATCAAATGTGGGAAAGGCAAGTAGGTAAACTTTGAATGAAAACAACCTATCCTCAATGCCTAGACCAGAGAATCTAATAAATGAAAGAAGGGCAAGTCATGCCAATCAAAACGTCTTAACTACTTTTTTGAAAGAATTTTGTGCCACCATTTGTTTTCCTTCAACTATCTGCACACTGGTTTTTTCATGAAGATAACATGGGCCTCCCCAAAAGGCGGCAAATAGTTGCAAACATGGAGAAACTTACAGCAGCAACAGCCCTCTCATGGACTATTTAGACCACTTTCCCACACAGAGTGCCTGAAAAATGGTATTTAACACCAATGCATTCCACCTCAATAATGCCTTTGAACAATTGACTAGGATGTTGCTGTAAATTATTTTATAGTTTTATAATGGAGATAGAATTTCCCAAATTACACGGTAAGGGTAATCATCTATCTAATTCCTATCTTTCTCTTGCCCCCGAGTTCCTCTTGATCCCAGACACTAGGCATGTAAAGGGTTCTCCTATCTGCTCTTTCCATAGTAGTGtgtcgcccccgccccccccccccccccccatacctacCATACCAAAAAGCTAGTTGAAATGGAGGTCAGGAACTTGCCTACATCCATCTCAACATTCCATGGCAAAGCAAGACATATACGATGACACCATTTAAACCATGATGCAAGGAAATAAAAATATATTACCTTCCAGATGTTTGAGCAGAGCCCTGGCACTGTTTCCATGTGCAGATATTAGAATACATTTCCCCCTTTTCacttctggtgcaattacatcattCCAATAAGGCAGCAGTCTATCAAGAACCTCCTTCAAACTCTCAGCTTTGGGTAGCTTGTCTTTTACAACATCACAATAATTGTATCTTCGATCACTGTAAATTTCATAGAAGTACGAATGCGATTCATCAATAGGAGGAGGGGTGATATCATAACTTCTTCTCCAAAGCTTAACTTTTGCTTCTCCGTGAATTGCGGCCAACTCTGCCCGGTTAAGACCAATTAGTGCTCCATAATGACGCTCATTAAGTCGCCAtgaactctcagtctgtacccattCTTGCCCCATCTCGTGCAAAACTAGCCATGCAGTTTCAATGGATCGGCTCAAAATGGACGTAAACACAAGATCAAATTCAAATCCTGCTTCTTTTAGGACCTTTCCACAGGTTTGGGCTTCTTTTATACCATTTGGAGTCAATCTCTGATCAACCCAACTGCAAAACCGGTTTTCTTTATTCCAAGCACCTTCACCGTGCCTCAGCAAAACCAGTTTGAACATCATACTGATCTAAATGTTGCTTCAAAGGCTTCTGCAAAACAAAAGAAATAAAATGTTTCACAGAAATGTGGTCATTACAGACTGGATACATAAGTATTTAATATATTAAAATCATGGCAAGTTTAAGATATTTAAAGAGGGAGCAGAAGCCACATGGCTATTCATGCATCACCAAATGCCTGATCACTACATGATACTTAGTTAGTTTGCTATTTTGGATCAGGTCAAAGAAAAGGTCAAAGCACATGCTGTTACCAGTTTATCTAATGTCATACAGTTTATCTGTCATACTACTTATCAGGGAACACAACAAAATAACCTATATTCACAGAATTCGGTGTAGTACAAACTAAAAATCTAAATTTCAAATCAGACATCTTGGGTGGGATTGTATGAGTGCCACGGCGTTCTCGACGGCGGGACCGGAAGCTGTCGTAACTTCTGCTCCGCacgtgattttgtatttaaattagccatgtggcGACAGGCATGgggaacacgtgggatcatgcGGCGCGGgctgcctttcattggtggaacccgccagcACTGCCCCAGTCTTCCTTTCGTGcaagtatcttcagaataacttaaattgaagctttcacTGAAATCAAAGTGTTCTTGCCTCCATTATTTTGTGAAACTCAGAACTAACTTCAGATCATTTATTCTCCCTACAGCCAAAGTCAATGACATGGCAGCCAGCGTTCcgtcccacagttcagtgatgcctccctgcagcttCTCCTCTAGcctgtcagggaaaggcaggaggtcctcttccctacagatggagtgcaaagaccctctcacctcaccaaggtggcctggatggacgTAGTGGAGGAGGTCTGGAACTGTAGGGTCACTCTTAGAACATGGGTACAATGTTGCAAACGTCTAAATGACCTGCTCAGATCGGTGAGGGTAAGTGCTTTCACTGAAGCTCAATTAATTCTGTCACCCTGGCTCCATTTGTGTTTGACAAGGGGCAGACAAGGCATGCATCAGAATGTCTGATCAGTCTTGGTGACAGACACCAAATGAATTTGCAGAATCCTGGCATCTGGCTTTTGTTTAGAGTGATGGCGTGAAAGCTACTCCAGAATGATTGTTGATGCAGGTATACAATGCATGTTATTTATCATTTcacgtcattaaatctgcactgtatcCTGGAGGATAAATGCATCCATAACCAGACGGAGCAGGGAAAGACGGGTGCAGGAGTGCCCGATATTACAGCCTTTTCAAAAGCTGAGGAGGATGCAGTGCAGATCGCCAGAGAGCAGACAGAGCGTGGCTGAcggtgaggcaggatcctcaaggcataAGAATGAAGTGTTCAATGTAGTCTAGCAGCGATATGTGAATGCAGACGAAACGTGAGTGAGAATTTCACATTCACGTTGAACTTATGCTGAATGTTCCTCTTTTTGTCTCCACTCCAGGCGGCTGCACTCTGCCGACAAAATGACAGGAGGGCCTGTAATCCTCCTCTCGGGAGCAAGAAAAAGCCAATTccccagaggatgcaccatcacctgct
This window of the Heterodontus francisci isolate sHetFra1 chromosome 27, sHetFra1.hap1, whole genome shotgun sequence genome carries:
- the bpgm gene encoding bisphosphoglycerate mutase, which produces MMFKLVLLRHGEGAWNKENRFCSWVDQRLTPNGIKEAQTCGKVLKEAGFEFDLVFTSILSRSIETAWLVLHEMGQEWVQTESSWRLNERHYGALIGLNRAELAAIHGEAKVKLWRRSYDITPPPIDESHSYFYEIYSDRRYNYCDVVKDKLPKAESLKEVLDRLLPYWNDVIAPEVKRGKCILISAHGNSARALLKHLEGIPADEIVNVTLPTGVPVLLELDENLHPVKQHEFLGDQEAIQAAIKKVDDQGKVAAPGSSAPIVIN